Proteins encoded within one genomic window of [Enterobacter] lignolyticus SCF1:
- the glpX gene encoding class II fructose-bisphosphatase gives MMSLAWLLFRVTEQAALAAWPQIGCGDKNKIDGLAVAAMREALNDIAFQGRVVIGEGEIDRAPMLWIGEQVGTGVGPEVDIAVDPIEGTRMVAMGQSNALAVMAFAPRGTLLHAPDMYMKKLVVNRRAQGAIDLALPLADNLRNVAQALDKPLERLRMATLDKPRLRPAIEEATRLGVKVFALPDGDVAASVLTCREENLYDLMFTLGGAPEGVISACAVKALDGDMQVELVDFCQAKGESVENRRIADSERRRCAAMNVEVNRVYSRDQLVASREILFCATGVTGGELLNGIRQGADGLRTQTLLIGGADRTCNIIDSLHSW, from the coding sequence ATGATGTCTCTGGCATGGCTGCTGTTTCGTGTGACCGAACAGGCGGCGCTCGCCGCCTGGCCGCAAATCGGCTGCGGCGACAAGAATAAAATTGACGGTCTGGCGGTTGCCGCAATGCGCGAGGCGCTAAACGACATTGCGTTTCAGGGGCGGGTCGTCATCGGCGAAGGAGAGATCGACCGCGCGCCGATGCTATGGATTGGCGAACAGGTCGGCACCGGCGTTGGACCGGAAGTGGACATCGCCGTGGATCCCATCGAAGGCACCCGGATGGTGGCGATGGGCCAGAGCAACGCGCTGGCGGTGATGGCGTTTGCGCCACGCGGAACGCTGCTGCACGCGCCGGATATGTACATGAAAAAGTTGGTCGTGAACCGTCGGGCGCAAGGGGCGATCGACTTGGCATTACCGCTGGCGGATAATTTGCGCAACGTGGCGCAGGCGCTGGACAAACCGCTGGAGAGGTTGCGGATGGCGACGCTCGATAAGCCGCGGCTACGTCCGGCGATTGAGGAAGCGACTCGGCTGGGTGTGAAAGTGTTCGCCCTGCCGGACGGCGATGTGGCGGCAAGCGTGCTGACCTGCCGGGAGGAGAATCTCTATGACCTGATGTTCACCCTCGGCGGCGCGCCGGAGGGGGTTATCTCCGCCTGCGCGGTAAAAGCGCTGGACGGAGATATGCAGGTCGAGCTGGTTGATTTTTGCCAGGCGAAAGGGGAGTCGGTCGAAAACCGCCGGATTGCCGACAGCGAACGTCGCCGCTGTGCCGCGATGAACGTTGAGGTAAATCGCGTCTATTCACGGGATCAACTGGTCGCCAGCCGGGAGATTCTCTTTTGCGCAACCGGGGTGACGGGCGGCGAGCTACTGAACGGAATACGCCAGGGCGCGGACGGTCTGCGTACGCAAACATTACTGATCGGCGGCGCGGACCGAACGTGTAATATAATAGACTCCCTGCATTCCTGGTGA
- the mscS gene encoding small-conductance mechanosensitive channel MscS: MEDLNVIDGINNAGSWLVRNQELLLSYAVNIVAAIAIVIVGLIVARVVSGTVNRLMLARKIDATVADFLSALVRYAIVAFTLIAALGRVGVQTASVIAVLGAAGLAVGLALQGSLSNLAAGVLLVMFRPFRAGEYVDLGGVAGTVLSVQIFSTTMRTLDGKIVVIPNGKIIAGNIINFSREPVRRNEFIISVAYDSDIDKVKQLLTAIIESDDRILKDREMTVRLNELAASSINFVVRAWSKSGDLQNVYWDVLERIKRDFDANGITFPHQQMDVHFKNAQKPVNE; encoded by the coding sequence ATGGAAGATTTAAACGTTATCGACGGCATAAATAACGCAGGATCGTGGTTAGTACGCAATCAGGAATTACTGCTGAGCTACGCGGTGAATATCGTCGCGGCAATCGCAATTGTTATTGTCGGTCTGATTGTCGCCCGCGTGGTGTCCGGTACGGTAAACCGCCTGATGCTGGCGCGTAAAATCGACGCCACCGTCGCAGATTTTCTTTCCGCGCTGGTGCGTTATGCGATTGTTGCCTTTACCCTGATTGCGGCGCTTGGCCGCGTCGGCGTGCAGACGGCCTCCGTGATCGCGGTGCTCGGCGCCGCCGGTCTGGCCGTCGGTCTGGCGCTGCAGGGCTCGCTGTCAAACCTTGCCGCTGGCGTATTGCTGGTGATGTTCCGTCCGTTCCGCGCCGGTGAATATGTCGACCTTGGCGGCGTGGCCGGTACCGTGCTGAGCGTGCAGATTTTCTCGACGACGATGCGTACGCTGGACGGCAAAATTGTCGTTATCCCCAACGGCAAAATTATCGCCGGCAACATCATCAACTTTTCCCGTGAGCCGGTCCGCCGCAACGAATTTATTATCAGCGTGGCCTACGATTCGGATATTGATAAAGTGAAGCAGCTGCTGACCGCGATTATCGAGTCGGACGATCGTATTCTCAAAGACCGTGAAATGACCGTGCGTCTGAACGAGCTTGCGGCATCCTCCATTAACTTTGTCGTACGCGCCTGGAGCAAGAGCGGCGACCTGCAAAACGTGTACTGGGACGTGCTGGAGCGTATTAAGCGTGATTTTGACGCTAACGGCATTACCTTCCCGCATCAGCAGATGGATGTCCATTTTAAGAACGCGCAGAAGCCCGTTAACGAATAA
- the argO gene encoding arginine exporter ArgO, producing MISYFFQGLALGAAMILPLGPQNAFVMNQGIRRQYHVMIAFLCAMSDMLLISAGIFGGSALLMQSPWLLALITWGGVAFLLWYGFGAFRTALGSNIELASAEVMKQGRWKIIATMLAVTWLNPHVYLDTFVVLGSVGGQMDVEPKRWFALGTVSASFLWFFGLALLAAWLAPRLRTARAQRIINLLVGTVMWFIAFQLAKEGVLHVHALFN from the coding sequence GTGATATCCTATTTTTTTCAAGGGCTTGCTCTCGGCGCCGCCATGATCCTTCCATTGGGGCCGCAGAATGCGTTTGTCATGAATCAGGGCATTCGTCGGCAGTACCACGTGATGATCGCCTTTCTGTGCGCCATGAGCGATATGCTGCTTATCAGCGCCGGGATCTTCGGCGGCAGCGCGCTGCTGATGCAGTCGCCGTGGCTGCTGGCGCTGATCACCTGGGGCGGTGTGGCGTTTTTGCTGTGGTACGGGTTCGGCGCGTTTCGTACGGCGCTGGGCAGTAATATTGAGCTCGCCAGCGCGGAGGTGATGAAGCAGGGGCGCTGGAAGATTATCGCCACCATGCTGGCAGTAACCTGGCTTAACCCGCACGTCTATCTGGACACGTTTGTGGTGCTGGGCAGCGTCGGCGGGCAGATGGACGTTGAGCCGAAGCGCTGGTTTGCGCTGGGCACCGTCAGCGCCTCGTTTCTGTGGTTTTTTGGCCTGGCGCTGCTGGCGGCCTGGCTTGCGCCGCGTCTGCGTACTGCCAGGGCGCAGCGGATAATCAACCTGCTGGTGGGAACGGTGATGTGGTTTATTGCCTTCCAGTTAGCAAAAGAGGGCGTCCTGCACGTTCACGCATTGTTCAACTAA
- the fbaA gene encoding class II fructose-bisphosphate aldolase: protein MSKIFDFVKPGVITGDDVQKVFQVAKENNFALPAVNCVGTDSINAVLETAAKAKAPVIVQFSNGGASFIAGKGVKTDVPQGAAIMGAISGAHHVHQMAEHYGVPVILHTDHCAKKLLPWIDGLLDAGEKHFAATGKPLFSSHMIDLSEESLEENIEICSKYLARMSKMGMTLEIELGCTGGEEDGVDNSHMDASALYTQPEDVDYAYTELSKISPRFTIAASFGNVHGVYKPGNVVLTPTILRDSQDYVSKKHNLPHNSLNFVFHGGSGSTAKEIKDSVSYGVVKMNIDTDTQWATWEGILNYYKTNEAYLQGQLGNPKGEDQPNKKYYDPRVWLRAGQTSMITRLEQAFKELNAIDVL from the coding sequence ATGTCTAAAATTTTTGATTTCGTAAAACCGGGCGTGATCACTGGTGATGACGTTCAGAAAGTGTTCCAGGTAGCAAAAGAAAACAACTTTGCTCTGCCGGCAGTTAACTGCGTGGGCACTGACTCCATCAACGCTGTTCTGGAAACTGCGGCAAAAGCGAAAGCGCCGGTTATCGTTCAGTTCTCCAACGGCGGCGCTTCCTTCATCGCGGGCAAAGGCGTGAAAACCGACGTTCCTCAGGGCGCGGCGATCATGGGCGCTATCTCTGGCGCGCACCACGTTCACCAGATGGCTGAGCACTACGGTGTTCCGGTTATCCTGCACACTGACCACTGCGCGAAGAAACTGCTGCCGTGGATCGACGGTCTGCTGGACGCGGGCGAAAAACATTTCGCTGCGACCGGTAAGCCGCTGTTCTCTTCTCACATGATCGACCTGTCCGAAGAGTCTCTGGAAGAGAACATTGAAATCTGCTCCAAATACCTGGCGCGCATGTCCAAAATGGGCATGACCCTGGAAATCGAACTGGGTTGCACCGGTGGTGAAGAAGACGGCGTGGACAACAGCCACATGGACGCTTCCGCACTGTACACCCAGCCGGAAGACGTTGACTACGCGTACACTGAGCTGAGCAAAATCAGCCCGCGTTTCACCATCGCGGCATCCTTCGGTAACGTACACGGCGTTTACAAGCCGGGCAACGTGGTGCTGACGCCGACCATCCTGCGCGATTCTCAGGACTATGTTTCTAAGAAACACAACCTGCCGCACAACAGCCTGAACTTCGTCTTCCACGGCGGTTCCGGTTCTACTGCAAAAGAAATCAAAGACTCCGTAAGCTACGGCGTAGTGAAAATGAACATCGATACCGACACCCAGTGGGCAACCTGGGAAGGTATCCTGAACTACTACAAAACCAACGAAGCTTACCTGCAGGGTCAGCTGGGCAACCCGAAAGGCGAAGACCAGCCGAACAAGAAATACTACGATCCGCGCGTATGGCTGCGTGCCGGTCAGACGTCTATGATCACCCGCCTGGAGCAGGCATTCAAAGAACTGAACGCGATCGACGTTCTTTAA
- a CDS encoding MltR family transcriptional regulator → MATMTEDDVLEQLDAQEDLLAFMAKANDILLLAVKRFLPSLFVNNDEEIVEYAVKPLLARRGPLDDIDVALRLIYALGKMDKWLYADITHFSQFYQYLKGQDDIPGFADDITWDFISNVNCITQNATLYGALKSMKFADFAAWSETRFVGMVKTALALAIATIFKELDT, encoded by the coding sequence ATGGCGACGATGACAGAGGATGATGTACTGGAGCAACTGGATGCTCAGGAAGATTTACTCGCGTTTATGGCGAAGGCAAATGACATTTTGCTGCTGGCCGTAAAGCGTTTCCTGCCGTCGTTGTTCGTGAATAATGATGAAGAAATCGTGGAATATGCGGTGAAGCCGCTGCTCGCCAGGCGCGGGCCGCTTGACGATATCGACGTGGCGTTGCGTCTGATTTATGCGCTGGGAAAGATGGATAAATGGCTGTATGCCGACATTACCCATTTTTCCCAGTTTTATCAGTACCTGAAAGGACAGGATGATATTCCCGGTTTTGCCGACGATATCACCTGGGACTTTATCAGCAACGTAAACTGCATTACGCAAAACGCGACCCTGTACGGCGCGCTGAAATCGATGAAGTTCGCCGATTTCGCCGCCTGGTCCGAGACGCGTTTTGTCGGGATGGTCAAAACGGCGCTGGCGCTGGCGATAGCGACGATCTTTAAGGAACTTGATACGTGA
- the srsR gene encoding LysR family transcriptional regulator SrsR, giving the protein MDIFISKKMRNFILLAQTNNIARAAEKIHMTASPFGKSISALEDQIGYTLFTRKDNSISLNKAGQELYQKLFPIYQRLSAIDNEIHHAAHRSRNIVIGIDNTYPTIIFDQLISLGDKYDGVTAQAVEFSENGVIDNLFDRQLDFIISPQHVSSRVQELDNLNISELAPLRLGFLVSRRYEERQPQELLRELPWLQMRFQNRANFEAMLDAYMRPCGINPTIIYRPYSFMAKISAVERGQFLTVIPHFAWRLVNPAKLKYFDAPGSPMYMQEYLYSLKNHRYTATMLQHIAEDRDGEVG; this is encoded by the coding sequence ATGGATATTTTTATCTCAAAAAAGATGCGTAATTTCATCCTGCTGGCGCAAACCAATAATATTGCCAGGGCGGCTGAGAAAATACATATGACCGCATCGCCGTTTGGTAAAAGCATTTCGGCGCTGGAGGATCAGATTGGCTATACGCTGTTTACCCGCAAAGATAACAGCATCAGCCTGAACAAGGCGGGGCAGGAGCTGTACCAGAAACTGTTTCCGATTTATCAGCGCCTGTCGGCGATTGATAATGAAATTCACCACGCTGCGCACCGCTCGCGCAATATCGTGATCGGCATCGATAACACCTATCCGACGATTATTTTCGACCAGCTGATTAGCCTGGGCGATAAATACGACGGGGTGACCGCGCAGGCCGTCGAGTTCAGCGAGAATGGGGTCATCGACAACCTGTTTGACCGTCAGCTCGATTTTATCATCTCGCCGCAGCACGTCTCGTCGCGCGTGCAGGAGCTGGATAACCTGAACATCAGCGAGCTGGCGCCGCTGCGTCTGGGGTTTCTCGTTTCCCGTCGCTACGAGGAGAGGCAGCCGCAGGAGCTGCTGCGCGAACTGCCATGGCTGCAAATGCGCTTCCAGAACCGGGCCAATTTCGAGGCGATGCTGGATGCATATATGCGCCCGTGCGGCATTAACCCGACGATTATCTATCGCCCCTACAGCTTTATGGCGAAGATAAGCGCAGTCGAGCGCGGACAGTTTCTGACCGTGATCCCGCACTTTGCCTGGCGGCTGGTGAACCCGGCGAAGCTGAAATACTTTGATGCCCCCGGCAGCCCGATGTATATGCAGGAATACCTGTATTCGCTGAAAAATCACCGGTATACCGCCACGATGCTTCAGCATATTGCCGAAGATCGCGACGGTGAGGTGGGTTAG
- the epd gene encoding erythrose-4-phosphate dehydrogenase — MTVRVAINGFGRIGRNVVRALYESGRRAEITVVAINELADAAGIAHLLKYDTSHGRFAWDVRQDREQLFVGDDAIRLLHERSIDALPWSELNIDVVLDCTGVYGSRADGEAHLAAGARKVLFSHPGGNDLDATVVYGVNHDQLAPEHRIVSNASCTTNCIIPVIKLLDDAWGIESGTVTTIHSAMHDQQVIDAYHPDLRRTRAASQSIIPVDTKLAAGITRIFPQFNDRFEAIAVRVPTINVTAIDLSVTVKKPVKACEVNALLQKAALGAFHGIVDYTELPLVSTDFNHDPHSAIVDGTQTRVSGSHLIKTLVWCDNEWGFANRMLDTTLAMAAQGFR, encoded by the coding sequence ATGACCGTACGCGTAGCGATTAATGGCTTCGGTCGCATTGGACGTAACGTGGTTCGTGCTCTGTATGAATCCGGACGTCGTGCGGAAATCACCGTGGTGGCAATCAATGAACTGGCGGATGCTGCGGGCATCGCGCATTTGTTGAAATATGACACCAGCCATGGGCGCTTTGCCTGGGATGTTCGCCAGGATCGTGAGCAATTGTTTGTCGGCGACGATGCCATTCGCCTGCTGCACGAGCGCAGTATTGACGCTCTGCCATGGAGCGAACTGAATATTGACGTGGTGCTGGACTGTACCGGCGTGTACGGCAGCCGTGCCGATGGCGAAGCCCATCTGGCTGCCGGGGCGAGAAAAGTGCTGTTCTCACACCCGGGCGGCAACGATCTTGATGCGACGGTGGTGTATGGCGTGAACCATGACCAGCTTGCTCCCGAACACCGTATCGTCTCAAACGCCTCCTGCACCACCAACTGCATTATTCCCGTCATTAAACTGTTAGATGATGCCTGGGGCATTGAATCGGGGACCGTGACGACTATTCACTCTGCCATGCATGACCAGCAGGTGATTGACGCCTACCACCCTGATTTACGACGCACCCGCGCGGCCAGCCAGTCTATTATTCCTGTGGACACGAAGCTGGCGGCGGGTATCACCCGTATTTTTCCGCAGTTTAACGATCGTTTTGAAGCCATCGCCGTGCGTGTGCCGACCATAAATGTGACGGCAATCGATCTTAGCGTGACGGTGAAAAAACCTGTAAAAGCCTGTGAAGTCAATGCGTTGCTGCAAAAAGCAGCGCTGGGGGCATTTCATGGTATAGTTGACTATACGGAATTACCGTTGGTCTCAACAGATTTTAACCACGATCCGCACAGCGCCATTGTCGATGGCACGCAGACGCGGGTGAGTGGTTCGCACCTGATCAAAACGCTGGTCTGGTGTGATAACGAATGGGGTTTCGCTAACCGGATGCTCGACACGACGTTAGCGATGGCCGCACAAGGTTTCAGGTAA
- a CDS encoding acetyl-CoA hydrolase/transferase family protein, translated as MKEPWPRLSADEAAELIEHNAMVAFSGFTPAGSPKALPAAIARRARELHQAQTPFQIRLLTGASISAAADDALSDADAVSWRAPYQTSSGLRQKINEGQVRFVDLHLSEVAQMVNYGFFGDIDVAVIEASAIAPDGRVWLTSGIGNAPTWLLRARKVIIELNHYHSPRVAELADIVIPGAPPRRNSVAIFHALDRVGTRYVHIDPAKIVAVVDTELPDAGNVLNKTNPICQDIADNVVTFLLEEMARGRIPPEFLPLQSGVGNINNAVMARLGENPDIPSFMMYSEVLQESVVHLLETGKITGASASSLTVSADSLQKIYDNMDFFASRIVLRPQEISNNPEIIRRLGVIALNVGLEFDIYGHANSTHVAGVNLMNGIGGSGDFERNAYLSIFMAPSIAKDGKISTIVPMCSHVDHSEHSVKVIVTEQGIADLRGLSPLQRARTIIDNCAHPLYRDYLHRYLDNAPGGHIHHDLSHAFDLHHNLLEHGSMLG; from the coding sequence ATGAAAGAACCCTGGCCGCGGCTCAGCGCCGACGAGGCGGCTGAGCTCATTGAGCACAACGCAATGGTCGCCTTCAGCGGCTTTACCCCCGCCGGATCGCCCAAGGCGCTGCCTGCGGCGATCGCCCGCCGCGCCCGCGAACTGCATCAGGCGCAAACGCCTTTTCAGATCCGTTTGCTGACGGGCGCGTCCATCAGCGCGGCCGCCGATGACGCCCTGTCGGACGCGGATGCCGTCTCGTGGCGCGCGCCTTATCAGACCTCCTCCGGGCTGCGGCAAAAAATCAACGAAGGGCAGGTACGATTTGTAGACCTGCACCTGAGCGAAGTGGCGCAGATGGTCAACTATGGCTTCTTTGGCGATATTGACGTCGCGGTGATCGAAGCCTCGGCCATCGCCCCGGACGGCCGGGTCTGGCTCACCAGCGGGATCGGCAACGCGCCCACGTGGCTGCTGCGGGCCAGGAAAGTGATCATTGAGCTTAATCATTACCATAGCCCGCGCGTGGCCGAACTGGCCGATATCGTGATCCCCGGCGCGCCGCCGCGGCGTAACAGCGTGGCTATTTTCCATGCGCTGGATCGCGTAGGTACCCGGTACGTACACATCGATCCTGCGAAGATTGTCGCGGTGGTGGATACTGAACTGCCCGATGCCGGAAACGTGCTCAATAAAACCAATCCCATCTGTCAGGACATTGCCGATAACGTGGTGACCTTTCTGCTGGAAGAGATGGCGCGCGGGCGCATTCCGCCCGAGTTCCTGCCGCTGCAAAGCGGTGTGGGTAATATTAACAACGCGGTGATGGCGCGGCTGGGTGAAAACCCGGACATTCCGTCCTTCATGATGTATTCGGAAGTGCTGCAGGAATCGGTGGTGCACCTGCTGGAAACGGGGAAAATCACCGGCGCCAGCGCCTCCAGCCTGACGGTGTCCGCCGACTCCCTGCAAAAGATTTACGATAACATGGATTTCTTCGCCAGCCGGATTGTGCTGCGTCCGCAGGAAATTTCCAATAATCCGGAAATTATCCGCCGCCTGGGGGTGATTGCGCTGAACGTCGGGCTGGAGTTTGATATCTACGGCCACGCCAACTCCACGCACGTGGCTGGGGTTAATCTGATGAACGGCATCGGCGGCAGCGGTGATTTTGAACGTAACGCCTACCTGTCTATCTTCATGGCGCCGTCTATCGCCAAAGACGGTAAGATCTCAACGATCGTCCCGATGTGCAGCCACGTCGACCACAGCGAGCACAGCGTGAAGGTGATCGTCACCGAGCAGGGGATCGCCGATCTGCGCGGACTCTCGCCGCTGCAACGCGCGCGGACGATCATCGACAACTGCGCGCATCCGCTCTATCGGGACTATCTGCACCGCTATCTGGATAATGCGCCCGGCGGGCACATCCATCACGATCTCAGCCACGCGTTCGATCTGCACCACAACCTTCTTGAACACGGTTCGATGCTCGGCTAA
- the pgk gene encoding phosphoglycerate kinase, with protein MSVIKMTDLDLAGKRVFIRADLNVPVKDGKVTSDARIRASLPTIELALKQGAKVMVTSHLGRPTEGEYNEEFSLLPVVNYLKDKLSNPVRLVKDYLDGVDVAAGELVVLENVRFNKGEKKDDEALSKKYAALCDVFVMDAFGTAHRAQASTHGIGKFADVACAGPLLAAELDALGKALGNPARPMVAIVGGSKVSTKLTVLDSLSKIADQLIVGGGIANTFVAAQGHNVGKSLYEADLVDEAKRLLTTCDIPVPSDVRVATEFSETATATLKSVNDIKDEEQILDLGDVSAQKLAEILKNAKTILWNGPVGVFEFPNFRKGTEIVANAIADSDAFSIAGGGDTLAAIDLFGIADKISYISTGGGAFLEFVEGKVLPAVAMLEERAKK; from the coding sequence ATGTCTGTAATTAAGATGACCGATCTGGATCTGGCTGGTAAACGCGTTTTCATCCGTGCCGATCTGAACGTACCGGTTAAAGATGGCAAAGTTACCAGCGACGCGCGTATCCGTGCCTCCCTGCCGACCATCGAGCTGGCCCTGAAGCAAGGCGCTAAAGTGATGGTGACTTCTCACCTGGGTCGTCCGACCGAAGGCGAGTACAACGAAGAATTCTCTCTGCTGCCGGTTGTTAATTACCTGAAAGACAAGCTGTCCAACCCGGTTCGCCTGGTCAAAGATTACCTGGACGGCGTTGACGTCGCTGCCGGCGAGCTGGTGGTTCTGGAAAACGTTCGCTTCAACAAAGGCGAGAAGAAAGACGACGAAGCGCTGTCCAAAAAATACGCCGCGCTGTGCGACGTGTTCGTCATGGACGCTTTCGGCACCGCGCACCGCGCGCAGGCGTCCACCCACGGTATCGGCAAATTTGCTGACGTTGCCTGTGCAGGCCCGCTGCTGGCGGCTGAACTGGACGCGCTGGGCAAAGCGCTGGGCAACCCGGCTCGCCCGATGGTGGCTATCGTTGGCGGTTCTAAAGTGTCTACCAAGCTGACCGTTCTGGATTCCCTGTCTAAAATCGCCGATCAGCTGATCGTCGGCGGCGGCATCGCGAACACCTTCGTTGCCGCTCAGGGCCACAACGTGGGCAAATCCCTGTACGAAGCTGACCTGGTTGACGAAGCGAAGCGTCTGCTGACCACTTGCGATATCCCGGTTCCGTCTGACGTGCGCGTAGCGACCGAGTTCTCTGAAACCGCAACCGCAACCCTGAAATCTGTTAACGACATCAAAGATGAAGAGCAGATTCTGGACCTCGGCGACGTTTCTGCGCAGAAACTGGCTGAAATCCTGAAAAACGCAAAAACTATCCTGTGGAACGGCCCGGTGGGCGTGTTCGAATTCCCGAACTTCCGCAAAGGTACTGAAATTGTTGCTAACGCCATCGCCGACAGCGACGCGTTCTCCATCGCAGGCGGCGGCGACACTCTGGCGGCTATCGACCTGTTCGGTATCGCCGACAAAATCTCCTACATCTCCACTGGCGGCGGCGCATTCCTCGAATTCGTGGAAGGCAAAGTGCTGCCAGCTGTGGCGATGCTCGAAGAGCGCGCTAAGAAGTAA
- a CDS encoding oxidative stress defense protein: protein MKFKVMALAALIGVSAMSVQANELPDGPHIVTSGTASVDAVPDIATLAIEVNVAAKDAASAKKQADDRVAQYLSFLEQNGIARKDINSANLRTQPDYDYQNGKSILKGYRAVRTVEVTLRQLDKLNSLLDGALKAGLNEIRSVSLGVAQPEAYKDKARKAAIDNAIHQAKELASGFNATLGPVYSVRYHVSNYQPSPMVRMMKADAAPVSAQETYEQPTIQFDDQVDVVFQMQPAATPQQVKQ from the coding sequence GTGAAGTTTAAAGTGATGGCCCTCGCGGCATTAATCGGAGTAAGCGCGATGTCGGTACAGGCAAACGAGTTGCCGGATGGTCCGCATATTGTCACCTCAGGTACCGCAAGCGTTGATGCCGTACCGGATATTGCTACGCTGGCAATCGAAGTTAACGTCGCGGCGAAGGATGCGGCATCCGCCAAAAAACAGGCGGATGACCGCGTCGCTCAGTATCTCTCGTTCCTGGAGCAAAACGGCATTGCCAGGAAAGACATCAACTCCGCGAATCTGCGCACCCAGCCTGACTACGACTACCAGAACGGTAAAAGCATTCTGAAAGGCTACCGCGCCGTACGTACCGTTGAGGTGACGCTGCGCCAGCTCGATAAGCTGAACTCGCTGCTGGACGGGGCGCTGAAGGCCGGTCTGAACGAGATTCGCTCGGTATCGTTGGGCGTTGCGCAACCGGAAGCGTATAAGGATAAGGCGCGCAAGGCGGCGATTGATAACGCTATTCATCAGGCAAAAGAGCTGGCGTCCGGCTTTAATGCGACGCTTGGCCCGGTCTATAGCGTGCGCTACCACGTTTCTAACTATCAGCCGAGCCCGATGGTGCGGATGATGAAGGCCGATGCGGCGCCGGTTTCCGCACAGGAAACCTACGAGCAGCCGACCATCCAGTTTGACGACCAGGTCGACGTCGTCTTCCAGATGCAGCCTGCGGCAACCCCGCAGCAGGTCAAGCAATAA
- a CDS encoding nucleoside/nucleotide kinase family protein → MNLTLQINGLETNAWYDDDEIERVHKPLLARLGRLQASAGHRRLIVFLSAPPGTGKSTLTTFWQYLSQQHPELPVVQTLPMDGFHHYNVWLDAHGLRQKKGAPETFNVEKFARNLQQIRDGNGRWPQYDRQRHDPVEEVIEVTAPVVIVEGNWLLSTDAEWRTLREWCDFTLFIRAPESLLRQRLIARKQAGGLSAQEAQAFYARTDGPNVHRVLQHSQRADLTLEMTPEGGYRQAAD, encoded by the coding sequence GTGAATTTAACGTTGCAGATTAACGGGCTGGAAACCAACGCCTGGTACGATGATGATGAGATTGAACGCGTACACAAACCACTGCTCGCCCGCCTCGGGCGACTGCAGGCCAGTGCTGGCCATCGACGCCTGATTGTCTTTCTCAGCGCGCCGCCGGGAACAGGGAAATCAACCCTCACCACCTTCTGGCAGTATTTGTCGCAGCAACATCCCGAACTGCCCGTGGTGCAGACGCTGCCTATGGACGGTTTTCACCACTATAACGTCTGGCTTGACGCGCACGGGCTACGGCAAAAGAAGGGGGCACCTGAGACCTTCAACGTGGAAAAATTCGCGCGCAACCTGCAGCAAATCCGCGACGGCAACGGCCGCTGGCCGCAGTACGATCGTCAGCGTCATGACCCGGTAGAAGAGGTCATTGAGGTGACTGCGCCCGTGGTTATCGTTGAAGGTAACTGGCTCCTCTCTACTGATGCCGAATGGCGGACGTTACGGGAATGGTGCGATTTCACCCTTTTTATCCGTGCACCGGAGAGCCTGCTGCGCCAGCGTCTGATCGCGCGCAAGCAGGCGGGCGGCCTCTCTGCGCAGGAAGCGCAGGCGTTTTATGCCCGTACCGACGGGCCGAACGTGCATCGCGTGTTGCAACACAGTCAACGCGCCGACCTCACTCTGGAAATGACGCCAGAGGGGGGATACCGGCAGGCGGCGGACTGA